A single Phragmites australis chromosome 4, lpPhrAust1.1, whole genome shotgun sequence DNA region contains:
- the LOC133915240 gene encoding probable GTP-binding protein OBGC2 isoform X1 — MDGHDGFLPAIQRRRCAAAWLIGYLHPPPLQPRRGITMALLLHPRLPAHPLRSTTHRRHAFSDGSCLLPLLGLVRKHTPFAVTCRVARVKEPGPTAGAPPPPQSLKKEAHKYFDHAVVTVRAGDGGHGAVLAMPPAPSADAAKPRGRFNKDKKKSKKVSYKRNYDGSVALPMGGHGGDIVVYADEAEETLLRFHEKARYCAKRGGNVGAAGGTLSSRMHSGFVGETLRIPVPVGTVVKRKKGTVLADLAHPGDEVLVARGGQGGISLIDVPEYRRRKAMALSPNIMRDASDKVLIHGQPGEEVSLELILRVVADVGLVGLPNAGKSTLLSVITLARPDIADYPFTTLMPNLGRLGGDPALGALQFSSEATLADLPGLIEGAHLGKGLGRNFLRHLRRTRVIVHVIDAAADDPVNDYKIVREELRMYNPQYLERPYVVVLNKIDLPKAHDRLSSLAFEISSIGCEECHDRNASKNNLNGNISEHQGSSEAEIEGDEKELGDYPRPQAVVAASVLRHIGIDEMLKEIRAALRKCFDHKLPEP; from the exons ATGGACGGCCACGATGGGTTCCTCCCAGCAATCCAGCGGCGGCGCTGCGCCGCAGCTTGGCTTATCGGTTATCTCCACCCCCCGCCACTGCAGCCACGCCGCGGCATCACCATGGCGCTTCTCCTCCATCCCCGCCTCCCCGCGCACCCTCTCCGCTCGACCACCCACCGCCGCCATGCCTTCTCAGATGGCTCTTGCCTCCTTCCCCTCCTCGGCCTTGTAAGGAAGCACACGCCCTTCGCGGTCACGTGCCGGGTGGCCAGGGTGAAGGAGCCCGGCCCGACCGCTGGCgccccgccaccgccgcagTCGCTGAAGAAGGAGGCCCACAAGTACTTCGACCACGCCGTGGTCACCGTCCGCGCGGGCGACGGCGGGCACGGCGCCGTCCTCGCCATGCCGCCCGCGCCCTCCGCTGACGCCGCCAAGCCCCGCGGCAGATTCaacaaggacaagaagaagagcaagaaggtGTCGTACAAGCGGAACTACGACGGGTCGGTGGCGCTGCCGATGGGTGGGCACGGCGGCGACATCGTGGTGTACGCTGACGAGGCGGAGGAGACGCTGCTGCGGTTCCACGAGAAGGCAAGGTACTGCGCCAAGAGAGGAGGCAACGTGGGCGCCGCCGGCGGCACACTGAGCTCGCGGATGCACAGCGGGTTCGTCGGGGAGACGCTCAGGATACCCGTGCCTGTAG GAACTGTTGTGAAACGCAAGAAGGGGACTGTTCTTGCTGATTTGGCTCATCCCGGTGATGAAGTGCTCGTTGCTAGAGGGGGGCAGGGCGGG ATCAGCTTGATAGATGTGCCTGAGTACAGGAGGAGGAAAGCCATGGCTTTATCCCCAAACATCATGCGTGATGCTAGTGACAAG GTATTAATTCATGGTCAGCCTGGTGAGGAAGTAAGCTTGGAGCTAATCCTAAGGGTAGTTGCAGATGTTGGTCTTGTG GGACTTCCCAATGCTGGAAAGTCAACACTTCTATCCGTTATAACGCTTGCAAGACCAGACATTGCTGATTATCCATTCACTACGTTAATGCCAAATCTTGGCCGGCTTGGTGGAGATCCTGCTTTAGGCGCGTTGCAGTTTTCCTCAGAAGCAACATTGGCAGACTTGCCAGGTCTAATTGAGGGCGCTCATCTGGGCAAG GGTCTCGGTCGCAATTTCTTGAGACACTTGAGGAGAACAAGAGTAATTGTCCACGTTATTGATGCTGCTGCGGATGACCCTGTGAACGATTATAAGATTGTCAGAGAA GAATTAAGGATGTATAACCCCCAATATCTGGAGCGACCTTATGTTGTTGTTCTGAACAAGATTGATCTTCCCAAG GCCCATGATAGGCTATCTTCACTGGCATTTGAAATATCTTCAATTGGCTGTGAAGAGTGCCATGACAGAAATGCCAGCAAAAATAACCTAAATGGAAACATAAGCGAACATCAGGGATCATCGGAGGCAGAAATTGAAGGCGATGAAAAGGAGCTTGGGGACTATCCAAGACCTCAGGCTGTTGTGGCTGCAAGCGTATT AAGGCATATTGGGATCGACGAGATGCTGAAGGAGATCAGAGCAGCCCTGAGAAAATGCTTTGATCACAAATTGCCAGAACCGTGA
- the LOC133915240 gene encoding probable GTP-binding protein OBGC2 isoform X2: protein MDGHDGFLPAIQRRRCAAAWLIGYLHPPPLQPRRGITMALLLHPRLPAHPLRSTTHRRHAFSDGSCLLPLLGLVRKHTPFAVTCRVARVKEPGPTAGAPPPPQSLKKEAHKYFDHAVVTVRAGDGGHGAVLAMPPAPSADAAKPRGRFNKDKKKSKKVSYKRNYDGSVALPMGGHGGDIVVYADEAEETLLRFHEKARYCAKRGGNVGAAGGTLSSRMHSGFVGETLRIPVPVGTVVKRKKGTVLADLAHPGDEVLVARGGQGGISLIDVPEYRRRKAMALSPNIMRDASDKGLPNAGKSTLLSVITLARPDIADYPFTTLMPNLGRLGGDPALGALQFSSEATLADLPGLIEGAHLGKGLGRNFLRHLRRTRVIVHVIDAAADDPVNDYKIVREELRMYNPQYLERPYVVVLNKIDLPKAHDRLSSLAFEISSIGCEECHDRNASKNNLNGNISEHQGSSEAEIEGDEKELGDYPRPQAVVAASVLRHIGIDEMLKEIRAALRKCFDHKLPEP from the exons ATGGACGGCCACGATGGGTTCCTCCCAGCAATCCAGCGGCGGCGCTGCGCCGCAGCTTGGCTTATCGGTTATCTCCACCCCCCGCCACTGCAGCCACGCCGCGGCATCACCATGGCGCTTCTCCTCCATCCCCGCCTCCCCGCGCACCCTCTCCGCTCGACCACCCACCGCCGCCATGCCTTCTCAGATGGCTCTTGCCTCCTTCCCCTCCTCGGCCTTGTAAGGAAGCACACGCCCTTCGCGGTCACGTGCCGGGTGGCCAGGGTGAAGGAGCCCGGCCCGACCGCTGGCgccccgccaccgccgcagTCGCTGAAGAAGGAGGCCCACAAGTACTTCGACCACGCCGTGGTCACCGTCCGCGCGGGCGACGGCGGGCACGGCGCCGTCCTCGCCATGCCGCCCGCGCCCTCCGCTGACGCCGCCAAGCCCCGCGGCAGATTCaacaaggacaagaagaagagcaagaaggtGTCGTACAAGCGGAACTACGACGGGTCGGTGGCGCTGCCGATGGGTGGGCACGGCGGCGACATCGTGGTGTACGCTGACGAGGCGGAGGAGACGCTGCTGCGGTTCCACGAGAAGGCAAGGTACTGCGCCAAGAGAGGAGGCAACGTGGGCGCCGCCGGCGGCACACTGAGCTCGCGGATGCACAGCGGGTTCGTCGGGGAGACGCTCAGGATACCCGTGCCTGTAG GAACTGTTGTGAAACGCAAGAAGGGGACTGTTCTTGCTGATTTGGCTCATCCCGGTGATGAAGTGCTCGTTGCTAGAGGGGGGCAGGGCGGG ATCAGCTTGATAGATGTGCCTGAGTACAGGAGGAGGAAAGCCATGGCTTTATCCCCAAACATCATGCGTGATGCTAGTGACAAG GGACTTCCCAATGCTGGAAAGTCAACACTTCTATCCGTTATAACGCTTGCAAGACCAGACATTGCTGATTATCCATTCACTACGTTAATGCCAAATCTTGGCCGGCTTGGTGGAGATCCTGCTTTAGGCGCGTTGCAGTTTTCCTCAGAAGCAACATTGGCAGACTTGCCAGGTCTAATTGAGGGCGCTCATCTGGGCAAG GGTCTCGGTCGCAATTTCTTGAGACACTTGAGGAGAACAAGAGTAATTGTCCACGTTATTGATGCTGCTGCGGATGACCCTGTGAACGATTATAAGATTGTCAGAGAA GAATTAAGGATGTATAACCCCCAATATCTGGAGCGACCTTATGTTGTTGTTCTGAACAAGATTGATCTTCCCAAG GCCCATGATAGGCTATCTTCACTGGCATTTGAAATATCTTCAATTGGCTGTGAAGAGTGCCATGACAGAAATGCCAGCAAAAATAACCTAAATGGAAACATAAGCGAACATCAGGGATCATCGGAGGCAGAAATTGAAGGCGATGAAAAGGAGCTTGGGGACTATCCAAGACCTCAGGCTGTTGTGGCTGCAAGCGTATT AAGGCATATTGGGATCGACGAGATGCTGAAGGAGATCAGAGCAGCCCTGAGAAAATGCTTTGATCACAAATTGCCAGAACCGTGA
- the LOC133915243 gene encoding protein RTE1-HOMOLOG-like, whose protein sequence is METDRSQLGQIDPRRARFPCCIVWTPIPFISWLVPFIGHIGICREDGVILDFAGPNFVSVDNFAFGAVARYIQVNGDECYKLLEPDGEATWDDALKKGTREFQDRNYNLFTCNCHSFVANNLNRLFYSGHDKWNVVSLAAVMFLRGRWVSTASVVKTFLPFAVVLSIGTLLGGTTFLIGLLAFAAAMTGWFLVGTYCIKSLIEL, encoded by the exons ATGGAAACTGACAGAAGCCAGCTTGGTCAAATCGACCCAAGAAGAGCCCGCTTTCCTTGTTGTATAGTATGGACTCCAATACCCTTCATCTCATGGTTGGTGCCCTTTATCGGCCACATTGGTATCTGCAGAGAAGATGGTGTGATTTTGGACTTCGCTGGTCCGAATTTTGTATCAGTTGACAATTTTGCCTTTGGAGCTGTTGCACGCTATATTCAAGTAAATGGTGATGAG TGCTATAAGCTTCTTGAACCTGATGGGGAGGCCACTTGGGATGATGCGCTGAAGAAAGGCACGCGGGAGTTTCAGGACAGGAACTACAACCTGTTCACCTGCAACTGTCACTCCTTCGTCGCCAACAATCTGAACCGGCTGTTTTACTCCGGCCATGACAAATGGAATGTGGTCAGCCTAGCTGCTGTAATGTTTTTACGAGGCCGCTGGGTGAGCACGGCATCTGTGGTGAAGACTTTCCTGCCGTTCGCAGTTGTGCTCTCCATCGGTACACTCCTTGGCGGCACGACCTTCCTGATCGGGCTGCTTGCTTTCGCCGCGGCGATGACTGGCTGGTTCCTTGTGGGCACCTACTGCATCAAAAGCCTCATAGAGTTGTGA